The region AGATGAGGACTGTCATAAACAAGAGTATAATTTTCAAATCTAAAATTTTTTCTTAAGTATCTTGACACTGAggctttggagactcagttaACATAGCTATTGTCTTTAATGTATGAGACAAGTGTCTGAAATCCTCAAAGGAAAAGATGTCATTTTTCCCCAAGGGAAGCTCTTCTAACAATTGAGATAAGTTTTCTGTATTGATTGCAAACAACTGGTCCATTATTAACTTTGTCTCTCTTGCCAAAGGGTGGAGGAAAACACCATGAACTCCAGTGTCAGAGAAGGCTCCAGGTGAATCAAGGTGAGTACTGAATAATTTTTACCTTGACATTTTATCTTCATGTTTACATTCTGGGGAAAATTGTTCTTTTCAGCGTTAATCCGTAATAAACCTTAGTAAACACTAGATGAAGAAAAGAACGTAATGCTCAAAGAAGCGTTCTGGAGAGATAATCCTAACGTGAGTATGGGAAAGAGGAAATAGAGATTTCTCCAGGCCCTTTGTTCCCTCACCCAAGCTTGTAAACCAATAAATCCAAAGTTGTGCTTGGAGTAAATGATGGTTTATGGGTTAATATTGCCTTCTACAATTATTCTTACAGATGCCACACATGATGTGAACGACTATGGAAAATACATCTTCAGTGTCAGAATTTATTCTTGTGGGACTGACAGACCAAcctgagctccagctgccctTATTTGTCCTGTTCTTGATGAACTACACAGCCACTGTGATGGGAAACTTAACGCTAATGAATCTCATTTGCCTAAACTCCAACcttcacacccccatgtacttcttcctctttAATCTGTCCTTCATTGACTTCTGTTATTCGATGGTCTTCACACCCAAAATGTTGATGAGTTTTATTTTAGAGAAGAATACCATATCTTTTGGAGGATGCATGGCTCAgctgtttttcttcctattttttgtGAACTCTGAGAGTTACGTGTTGACAGCcatggcctatgatcgctatgtggccatctgtaagCCACTAACATACAAAGTTATTATGTCCCCTAAGGTCTGTTGTCTGTTAATATTTAGTTCTTACTTGATGGGGTTTGCTAGTGCCATGGCTCACACAGGGTGTATGATCAGGCTTAATTTTTGTAATTCTAAGATCATCAACCACTACATGTGTgacatcttccctctcctcccactctccTGCAGTAGCACCTATGTTAATGAGCTTATGAGTTCGGTTGTGATAGGTACAGCTATCATTTTATGCTGCCTCATTATTTTAATCTCTTATACTATGATCCTTTTCAATATTCTTCATATGTCATCAGGTAAGGGTTGGTCCAAAGCCTTGGGCACTTGTGGGTCTCACATCATAACTGTTAGTCTTTTCTATGGATCTGGGCTGCTTGCTTATGTCAAGCCATCTTCTGCTAAGACTGTTGGCCAGGGGAAATTTTTCTCAGTGTTTTATACTTTATTGGTGCCCATGTTGAACCCTCTTATTTATAGTCTCAGAAACAAGGATGTCAAACTTGCTGTGAAGAAAACTTTGAAAAGAATCACAAACTGATTTATCCCTTTAGCCACACAGTTTCAGATTgatatgctttctttctttctttctttctttctttctttctttctttctttctttctttctttctttctttctttttttacattacctattttctattccttttatttatcATTGCCCTTTATTAGAATTGGTGGAATCTATAGTATAACATGTCTTCTCTTTAAACCATGCAATGAAACTCTTTGAGTACTGGGAGGATTTGAGACATCCTCAGATTCAATATTTTTCTGATTATGCCATGTTCAGCATAATCAGACTATATAAGATCTTGGTCAACTTTTTAAGTTGAGGGTAAAATTTTTAAGTGCTTTTTATATGTTCTTAAAAAATAtctgtacatttattttaaagtttgaatGTATATGTTGAACCTCCCTGAGTTTATGTCTACCATGCACATTTAGGGACCTGTCATGGATAGAAGAGTGTTTCAGATTCCCTAGAAGAGGAGTTAGAGGCAGATGAGAACCACCAGCTAGATTCTGAGAAAGGAGCACATACCTTTTGCAAGAGTGTTAaaagctcttaacctctgaaccgtCTTCTCTGCCCacattgtctattttttttccagcaaaTTAAATTTCTGGAGTGCTATGCCTTCTATCTAACTCATTTCatcctgagtttttgttttctgatataATTTTGATGTGTTTCTTTATTTGAAGGGGTATTCCCCCTTCACTTTCATTATAGCAATGAGAAAACAAGTATGGGAATGGTATGTCTTAAAATTCTAGCAATTATCcattatgtgtttttttctaacattttaacATGAAATTAATGATGGTATCTGTAATTAACTGGAATAAGTTTTTACCTTTATGGTTATCAGAGTATATGTTAGGGTCATTCCTCTGCACATGTATCGCAATTTCCCCCGAGTTTGAGACTTTTTCAGAAAATGGACATTTTTGTTATGTATATACTGGAAATTGTCACTTTCTTGTTTATGATATATGGATTGTTTCTCTTGACtgtttttttataaaattgcACATTTCTGTTGAAAGGACACCATGTTTTCAATAATACCTAGACTATCCCCACTGTACCATAGAAAggatagttgtttttttttttaatgatgtcaaTTTACTTCTGTAAAAGAAATGGCACATGGGATAAACACATATTGATTTACTTCATGGCTTTGTGACTGGATTTTTGTGACCAAGAgggatttttatttccatttctctaTCCATATCTACCTCTATATCTATCTAAATACACAGCTATTTAGATGTATTTAGTTGAGGATATGGTCACATGAGTACTGCAAGACCACAAACTATTGATCCACAGTTCATTTTTACATATGTTGCATTTGTTATGCAGAATacaggaaaaggaaaatggaaTGTGAAGAAACAGATACCTGCTGGAGAGTTATTCCCATGatttctcaaaagaggaatcatTGAGAATATGCATTCAGCCAAGATGCCTGTAGCAGAGAGCTTGTCTACAAGATTTCAGGaccaagttttttctttttttctttttttcttttttaaccacaTCTCTCTACAGGCCTCGGAGTAATGTTGCGTCAACCTGCTAAACTACAAAAGCAACATTTTGTCTGatatttttaattagtgattcTCTTTCTGGAGTGACAGGAGTAAGGAGTTTTGTTAATCCTTTCTGAAGTATCATGTCACTACTCTTATTGTTTAGTATATGTGCTAAGAAGTTTATTAAATGTTTCATCTTTAATTAGCTGGAAATATAATACATCCATGAAACATACAATCAATAAGTAGCATtgcattacattttaaattatttttggagATATAATATATACTTCATAATGTTCACTGAGAAACGCACAGACAATGCAGATGATGAGTGTCTAAGTTCCCTCAGTGAAGTTCCCTGCCCATCTTGCTGTCAATTTTGCATTAGAGTCTGTTTTTGTCCAGGAATTGTATAGTTAcaatgtgttttgtgtgttttctaaaTACTATAAGCACCTGTCTTCACTTCCAAAGGGAATATTTCAcctaaaaaataattacatggaTCATGAAagcataatttttatattaatattgtcTGAAAAAATCTATGACATTTGACTTAGAACtgcaaaaattagaaaataatgatgCCTTTGAAATTTGAAATGCCTAGAatttctctattgagaattctttgtttagacctatttcccatttttaaatttaattatttggtTTATTGATGTTTGGTGTCTTCCATTCTATATTCATTTTGGATATTATTTTTCTACTTGATGTGgacttgttaaaaatatttttccattctaTTGGTTGCTTCTTTGTCTGAGTGGCAGTATTGTTTGCCTCAtataagcttttcagtttcatgaggttccatttattaattattgatcttagtacCTGCTCTAGTTGTGTCCTGTTCAGAAAATCCTCTCCTTTACCAATGGTTTCAAAGCtactttccactttcttttctatcaggctcagaatatttgtttttttgttgatatctttgatacacttggacttgtgTTTAGTACAGGGTGATAGTATGCAtctctgcattcttctacatatacacattcagTTTGCCCGGCACTATTTgttgtgaagaattgtgttggaattttagtGGGCATAGCAATAATGTGTAGACTGATTTTGGTAAGACGACGAGTTTTACTAGGCTTATTCTACTAAGCCATAAgtatgagagatctttccattttctgttttctttatcaatttctttcttcaaagacccGAAGTATTTATAATACACGTGtttacttacttgtttgtttaaaGTTACTCCAAGATGGCATTGATACTactgtgaaaggtgttgtttgcctaaatattttctcagtccatttatcgtTTGTTTATAGGAAGGCTACCACTGCTCTCTTATACAGCTAGGCActgctgaaagtatttatcatGCTTAGGAGTTCCCTAGTTTATCATTAGAAAGTAATActactttttctctttccaatATGTACATCCCTGATGGCCTTATTGCTCTAGATAAGACCTCAAGTTCAATAATTAATAGGATGAAGAAAATAGacagctgtgagcatccatgcTTGCTTTTCAGGGCAAAGTCAACTGATAGGGTctaaaggaattaaaacaggTGACTTGGAGGGGTCACAGCAAAGATTAAGCTGTGGTAATTTTGTTGAGAGCAAGCAGAGATTTTATGCCTTTTTCAGAAACAGAATACAGTGACAATTGCCAAGATAAATACAGTTGTAGTTGCCATAATATAATGATG is a window of Arvicanthis niloticus isolate mArvNil1 chromosome 26, mArvNil1.pat.X, whole genome shotgun sequence DNA encoding:
- the LOC143438992 gene encoding olfactory receptor 8C8: MENTSSVSEFILVGLTDQPELQLPLFVLFLMNYTATVMGNLTLMNLICLNSNLHTPMYFFLFNLSFIDFCYSMVFTPKMLMSFILEKNTISFGGCMAQLFFFLFFVNSESYVLTAMAYDRYVAICKPLTYKVIMSPKVCCLLIFSSYLMGFASAMAHTGCMIRLNFCNSKIINHYMCDIFPLLPLSCSSTYVNELMSSVVIGTAIILCCLIILISYTMILFNILHMSSGKGWSKALGTCGSHIITVSLFYGSGLLAYVKPSSAKTVGQGKFFSVFYTLLVPMLNPLIYSLRNKDVKLAVKKTLKRITN